In Candidatus Bathyarchaeota archaeon, a single window of DNA contains:
- a CDS encoding MgtC/SapB family protein, which produces MISEFELIIRLFLALLLGALIGLERERGDKPAGLRTHILVSIGSAQFTILSFYAFPGSDPSRIAAYIVAGVGFIGAGTIIQTRDRVTGITTAATLWVASSIGMAVGIGFYSAAIIVAAISYMTLKLAWIEKKLGLHSKKLT; this is translated from the coding sequence ATGATCTCAGAATTTGAATTAATTATCAGATTATTTCTGGCTCTTCTATTGGGTGCATTAATAGGTCTTGAGAGAGAAAGAGGGGACAAACCAGCCGGCCTTAGAACCCATATATTGGTTTCGATAGGTTCTGCTCAATTTACAATCCTTTCTTTCTATGCTTTTCCAGGATCCGATCCATCTAGAATAGCGGCCTATATAGTGGCTGGTGTAGGCTTTATTGGAGCTGGGACTATCATTCAAACTAGAGATAGGGTTACAGGAATCACAACTGCTGCAACTTTATGGGTAGCATCTTCAATAGGAATGGCAGTTGGCATTGGCTTCTATTCAGCTGCAATAATTGTTGCAGCGATTTCATACATGACTTTAAAGTTAGCATGGATTGAAAAAAAATTAGGATTGCATTCTAAAAAATTAACCTAA
- a CDS encoding desulfoferrodoxin: MAKKGDKYKCDTCGIVVVIDEDCGCAECDLVCCQGSMEKC; encoded by the coding sequence TTGGCTAAAAAAGGAGACAAGTACAAATGCGATACATGTGGAATTGTGGTAGTTATTGATGAAGATTGTGGCTGTGCTGAATGTGATTTAGTTTGCTGTCAAGGATCGATGGAGAAGTGTTAG
- a CDS encoding cation:proton antiporter produces MEISADILSLGVILLGILIAPMISTKIKIPVLIVEVIYGIIIGKSFLNIVTEIEWLRFFSFFGLVYLLFLAGLEIEFEEIRRSIIPVIALATGSLVVPFTFGYLLARVIQINPIFLGVILCTTSLGVVLPITKSLRQYKSLQILLGATVLVDLVSMFLLVLTFETFVGSLTYSYLLSISFFLAMFILPLIIGRLGIGSKIWNWSLKRSHFQFELRFCLGLIAIFAVLAELVGVHAILGAFLAGLIISELTDRGSDLEEKLLGIGYGFFVPFFFILVGINTNIPQIFGSMGGLFILVSIIFVGIFSKVIGVGIVSKILGFSSRESLALGFIQSARLSLVLAGIEIGRSIGLIDMAMYSIFVIFAIVSVLIAPSIGVSLLRKRLEIVKSVSIPEEFWEPYHEDLI; encoded by the coding sequence ATGGAAATCTCAGCTGACATATTATCTCTTGGCGTGATTTTATTAGGTATTTTAATAGCGCCAATGATTTCGACTAAAATAAAAATTCCCGTACTTATCGTTGAGGTAATTTATGGCATAATTATTGGCAAGTCTTTTCTAAACATAGTAACTGAGATCGAATGGCTTAGATTTTTCTCTTTTTTTGGTCTTGTTTACCTACTATTCCTTGCTGGATTGGAGATAGAATTTGAAGAAATTCGGAGATCTATAATTCCTGTCATAGCTTTGGCTACAGGCTCGCTGGTTGTACCTTTTACTTTTGGCTACTTACTGGCCAGGGTTATTCAAATCAATCCAATCTTTCTCGGAGTAATTTTATGTACTACTTCCTTAGGTGTTGTACTCCCTATCACCAAATCATTAAGACAATACAAGTCACTCCAAATCCTTCTAGGGGCTACTGTGCTTGTGGATCTTGTAAGTATGTTTCTTCTTGTACTTACTTTTGAGACTTTTGTAGGATCACTGACATATTCTTATCTCTTATCAATATCGTTCTTTCTTGCTATGTTTATACTTCCATTAATTATTGGTAGACTAGGTATTGGATCTAAAATATGGAATTGGTCTTTGAAAAGATCTCACTTTCAATTTGAGTTAAGATTTTGTTTGGGTTTAATAGCTATATTTGCAGTATTAGCTGAACTTGTTGGAGTACATGCGATATTAGGAGCTTTTTTAGCGGGGCTAATAATATCAGAATTGACTGATAGGGGTAGCGATTTAGAAGAAAAGCTACTTGGAATTGGTTACGGATTTTTTGTTCCATTTTTCTTTATCTTAGTAGGAATAAACACAAATATACCTCAAATATTTGGAAGCATGGGCGGCTTGTTTATATTGGTTTCAATTATTTTTGTAGGTATCTTCAGCAAAGTAATAGGTGTTGGAATTGTATCAAAAATCTTGGGATTCTCTTCGCGAGAAAGTCTAGCTTTAGGGTTTATACAAAGTGCTAGACTCAGTCTTGTGTTAGCTGGCATCGAAATAGGAAGAAGTATAGGTTTAATTGACATGGCAATGTATTCAATATTCGTTATTTTCGCAATAGTGAGTGTATTAATTGCACCTTCTATTGGAGTGAGTCTATTAAGAAAGAGATTAGAAATTGTAAAATCAGTAAGCATACCAGAAGAATTTTGGGAACCATATCACGAAGACTTGATATGA
- a CDS encoding helicase-related protein produces the protein MGLQGFLEKKYIEKPLIWPNRIEARQYQKVIAEKAIHKNTLVVLPTALGKTIISAIVAAHFLYNYKNTRILVMAPTRPLVMQHKDSFMNFLTLRDKDAIALTGKIPSIYRKKIWEGDAKVIFATPQVVKNDLENNILTLKDFSLLVFDECHRARKDYAYTLVAKKYVEQSSWPTILGMTASPGAEKKRIEEICKALYIEQVEHRSEEDEDVSPYINPVKVDWKYIDLPDEFKKASKIIREMLSEKNKWLVKMGFIYKRPDYISRRELLEIGEKLRHQLKIVPNEKKGPIYSAIVVQSAALTLSHSLELLETQGIVTAKLFLDRIESESEKKKSYKSIIKDDRYGKLVKLLNEKETLDHPKIELLNQEVENQLKKKDSKVIVFTQYRDTASYLVDRLKSITNVSVERFVGQANKAGDRGLRQKEQAKLIEDFREGDTNVLVATCIAEEGLDIPSVDLVIFYEPIPSEIRYIQRKGRTGRKVAGKALILATKDTYDMVYLYASKRKVGKMNNIVGSLNQELDSMFRPGPKLEKVLISDEELKDIKQEAEITQTESHLFKSEQDKVKDFIRDADKTARRIYMKALKHGGKGLRIQDLIEEEGLSADIVKAAVEKLEEMDKITKESSDYFVVKSIKKPSNKSEYIKDVYDVRVEKVYPGRAVVWINDKWRARVASHDFEGPAKLMKKNSRFKARGKLYHEQGTLCFRIKDVIELY, from the coding sequence ATGGGCCTTCAAGGTTTTTTAGAAAAGAAATATATTGAAAAACCTTTGATATGGCCTAATCGAATTGAGGCTCGCCAGTATCAAAAGGTAATTGCAGAAAAAGCCATTCATAAGAATACCTTAGTTGTACTTCCAACAGCATTAGGCAAGACAATTATATCAGCTATAGTTGCAGCCCACTTTCTCTATAATTATAAAAATACAAGGATTCTAGTTATGGCCCCTACTAGGCCGCTTGTCATGCAGCATAAGGACAGCTTCATGAATTTCCTAACTCTTCGTGATAAAGATGCAATCGCATTAACCGGGAAGATTCCTAGCATATATAGGAAAAAAATTTGGGAAGGGGATGCTAAAGTAATCTTTGCAACTCCTCAAGTTGTTAAGAACGATTTAGAGAATAATATCTTAACACTCAAAGATTTTAGCCTCCTAGTTTTTGATGAATGTCATCGAGCTAGAAAGGACTACGCTTATACACTTGTGGCTAAAAAGTACGTGGAGCAATCTAGTTGGCCAACGATACTTGGAATGACTGCAAGTCCAGGGGCTGAAAAGAAGAGGATCGAAGAAATCTGTAAAGCTCTATATATTGAACAAGTTGAGCATCGATCAGAAGAGGACGAGGATGTTTCCCCTTATATCAATCCTGTAAAAGTTGATTGGAAATACATTGATCTACCCGATGAATTCAAAAAAGCTTCAAAAATAATAAGGGAAATGCTGTCTGAGAAGAATAAATGGCTTGTAAAAATGGGATTTATCTATAAAAGGCCCGATTATATTTCCAGGCGAGAATTATTAGAAATCGGTGAAAAACTTCGTCATCAACTAAAAATAGTTCCAAATGAGAAGAAGGGACCAATATATAGTGCTATTGTAGTTCAATCTGCTGCTTTGACTCTTTCTCACTCTCTTGAGTTACTTGAAACACAAGGAATTGTTACAGCAAAACTATTTTTAGATAGGATTGAATCAGAGAGCGAGAAAAAGAAAAGTTACAAATCAATTATCAAAGACGATAGATATGGTAAGCTTGTTAAACTTCTAAATGAAAAAGAGACTCTTGATCATCCCAAGATAGAATTATTAAATCAAGAAGTGGAAAACCAACTCAAGAAAAAAGATTCTAAGGTAATTGTATTTACTCAGTATAGGGATACCGCTTCGTATTTAGTGGATCGTTTAAAATCAATAACCAATGTCTCCGTCGAGAGATTTGTAGGCCAAGCCAACAAAGCTGGCGACCGTGGATTAAGGCAAAAAGAACAAGCCAAATTGATCGAGGATTTCAGGGAAGGTGATACAAATGTTCTCGTAGCCACATGCATTGCGGAGGAGGGATTGGATATACCCAGTGTTGACCTGGTTATATTCTATGAGCCAATTCCAAGCGAGATCAGATATATTCAAAGAAAAGGAAGAACTGGCAGGAAAGTTGCTGGAAAGGCTTTGATATTGGCAACAAAGGATACCTACGACATGGTTTACCTCTACGCTAGTAAACGTAAAGTTGGTAAAATGAATAACATTGTTGGTTCACTTAACCAAGAATTGGATTCTATGTTTCGTCCAGGTCCCAAGCTTGAGAAAGTACTTATTTCAGATGAAGAATTGAAAGATATAAAACAGGAAGCAGAAATAACTCAAACAGAATCCCATCTTTTTAAATCCGAACAGGATAAAGTGAAGGATTTCATAAGAGACGCAGACAAAACCGCTCGTCGAATCTATATGAAAGCTTTGAAACACGGAGGTAAGGGTCTAAGGATTCAGGATTTAATTGAAGAAGAAGGATTGTCGGCTGATATAGTAAAGGCAGCAGTAGAGAAACTTGAGGAAATGGATAAGATAACAAAAGAAAGTTCAGATTATTTCGTAGTAAAATCCATTAAAAAACCATCGAATAAATCAGAATATATAAAAGACGTGTATGATGTGCGTGTTGAGAAAGTTTATCCTGGTAGAGCTGTAGTATGGATAAATGATAAATGGAGAGCGAGAGTAGCATCTCATGATTTTGAAGGACCTGCTAAGTTAATGAAGAAAAATTCAAGGTTCAAGGCGAGAGGGAAATTATATCATGAGCAAGGAACCTTATGCTTCAGAATAAAGGATGTAATTGAGTTATATTAG